One window from the genome of Actinoplanes teichomyceticus ATCC 31121 encodes:
- a CDS encoding WXG100 family type VII secretion target, translating to MSMIKVNYASLENANSQMTAISRSIDEKLDTLRQMLSKLVWEGKDRAAYEQHQAQWDAAVRDINQILNEIGGAVGVARDNYVTTEMSNSQLWG from the coding sequence ATGAGCATGATCAAGGTTAATTACGCGTCCCTCGAGAACGCGAACTCGCAGATGACGGCGATCTCGCGGAGCATCGACGAGAAGCTGGACACCCTCCGGCAGATGCTGTCGAAGCTGGTCTGGGAGGGTAAGGACCGCGCCGCTTACGAGCAGCACCAGGCCCAGTGGGACGCGGCGGTCCGGGACATCAACCAGATCCTCAACGAGATCGGCGGCGCCGTGGGCGTGGCCCGCGACAACTACGTGACCACCGAGATGAGCAACTCGCAGCTCTGGGGCTGA
- a CDS encoding WXG100 family type VII secretion target: MTSPFEVDHATLHTAANDVRTTRSEVDGELKKLWNVVDDLAIGWQGQASSGFQSLMQRWNDDTLKLQEALDNIADLLDKSGTTHQVNDEEQQQMLDKFHSALNP, encoded by the coding sequence ATGACGTCCCCGTTCGAGGTCGATCACGCGACACTGCATACCGCGGCGAACGACGTCCGTACCACGCGGAGCGAGGTCGACGGTGAGCTCAAGAAGCTCTGGAATGTGGTCGACGACCTGGCGATCGGCTGGCAGGGTCAGGCGTCCAGCGGCTTCCAGAGCCTGATGCAGCGGTGGAACGACGACACCCTCAAGCTGCAGGAGGCCCTGGACAACATCGCTGACCTGCTCGACAAGTCGGGCACCACGCACCAGGTGAACGACGAGGAGCAGCAGCAGATGCTCGACAAGTTCCACTCTGCGCTGAACCCGTAG